AAGATTTGATTGCAATTGACGAAGCTATTTCATTATATAAAAAAGACACTTTGGAGCTTTTCTTTATTCATTCTTCCGATAAAAAAGATAAATGGGATGAAGTAATGCTCACAGGCATTAAAAATTATTTTGCAAATCATTATCCAAATCTGAAAACCGAATATGCACTTTTAAAACGAGACGAAAGTTTGGATCAAATTCATAATTATCTAAAAGAAAACCGCATTGATTTGGTAGCGTTAAATACCAAAAAACGGAGTCTTTTTGCGCGTTTTTTCAATCAGGGAATTGCCACAAGGTTACTTTTCAACGTAGACACGCCATTATTGGTAATGCATATGTAAACCAAATAATACAAACATTATGAAAAGATTATTTTTTTTCTCCATAATTTTCTGTTTAGTATCTTTTTTTTCAGATGTTTCGGCACAAAAAATTGATAAAAAACTGACAAAACTAATAGAAAATCAAGTCGCTGGTTTTAATGGAACCATTGGAGTTTATGTGAAAAACTTAAAAACGGATAAAGAAGCGTTTTTCAATGCCGATACGGTTTTTCCTACTGCCAGCACTATTAAAGTCCCCATTATGGTAGCTGTTTTTGATAAAATAGAAAAAAAAGAACTCAAATATTACCAACCGCTAACATACAGCATCAAAAAGGAACTTTATAAGGGCGATGACGGTTTAATTGCTTCGTTGAGGGACAGCACAAAAGTACCTTTAAGCATTGTGCAGATGTTAAGTATTTGTACGAGCGATAACAGCGCCAGCTTGTGGTTGCAGGAATTAGCCGGAACGGGAACTGTTATTAACGAGTTGATGGAAAATATAGGACTGAAAGACACACGCGTAAATTCACGTACTCCGGGAAGAGAAAAAATCAGAGAAATTTACGGATGGGGACAAACAACTCCCCGTGAAATGACACAGTTGCTTGAAAAAATCCGAAACAGAGAAATTATTTCACCTGCAGCGTGTGATGAAATGTACCGGATTTTAGGAACAATTTATTACAGAGATAGAGCGTTGAGTCAAATTCCTCCAACAATAAATACTGCCTCAAAACAAGGAATGGTAAGCGCAGCCCGTTCCGAAGCCGTACTTGTAAATGCGCCTCACGGCGATTATGTTTTTGCCGTTTACACCAAAAATCAAAAAGATATTTCCTGGGGAAAAGACAACGAAGGACGAAAACAAATTATTCAAATTTCCGCATTACTTTGGAATTATTTTGAACCAAAATACGGATGGAAACCAGCCGAAGGACATGAAGGATTTGAAGGAGAAGATAATTAAGGTTGCAACCGTTCAATTTTCCACGTTCCGTCTTCTTGTAAAGTGTAAAGCAAGCGGTCGTGCATACGGCTGGGACGCCCCTGCCAAAATTCAATAGCAGTGGGTTTCACACGGTACCCCCCCCAATGAGGAGGTTTGGGAATTACGCCGCGTTTGAAACGTTCGGCGTAAAAATCAAACGTTTCTTTCAGAAAACTTTTTCCTGCCACAGCTAAACTTTGTGCCGAAGCCCAAGCTCCAATTTTGCTTCCATCGGGGCGGCTGTTAAAATAATCAATACTTTCCTGAACGCTGGTTTTTTCTGCAATTCCCGTGATGCGTACTTGCCGTTCCAATTCTTTCCAAAAAAGCACTAAACACGTATTTGGGTTTTCTTTCAATTCGTGTCCTTTTTGGCTATTGTAGTTGGAAAAAAACACAAATCCACGCTCATCAAAAGCTTTGAGCAATACAACTCTTGCATTCGGAATCCCATTGTTAACGGTTGCAAGCGTCATTGCATTTACTTCTAAAATATCAGATTCCATAGCTTCGTTCCACCAAAGTTCAAACATATCCAAGGCGTTTTTTTCAGCATCTTTTTCATCCAGACTTTTTTTGGAATAATTTATTCTGATATCGGCTATATCTTTATGCATATATGTTACGGGATTTTTTTAATAGGTTTTTTATAGGTTACTAATTCTATCATCATAATAAGTGATGTGAGTATAATTACCTGAATGACAAGCGACTGAGTTATAAATGGAAATTTTTCTGCTGCCGGTATCGAGAGAAACAAAACAATGGTGATTAATCCTCGCGGAGCAATAAACAGTAAGGGTAAAGTTTCTATTCTGAAAATCTTTAAATGAATGTATCTTACAATATAAATTCCTGCTGTTATTCCTACAGCTAACACTAAAGAATCGGCGTCCAGTAATTCGGATGTTTTTAATAAATATCCAAATAATAAGAAAAATAAAGAACGAACCAAAAAAGATGCTTCAAAAGTAAGATCTTTGAACTTCGAAACCTCATTTTCTAATGTTTCCGGATGAATTTTTTGAATAAATTTAATATGAGATAATTTTTCCACGTTTCCTAAGAAAAGTCCGAACAACATAATAAAAATTAATCCTGGCAAATGATAAAATTCTGAAATAGAATATATTAACAGTGTGATCAAAATTATTGGAACAAATTTAACACGGTGTTTTATTTTTCCCAAGAGATAAGTAAGCGCTAAAGTAGAAACCAAACTGGCAATCAACACTATTAAAATGGTCAAGCTAAAATTAATAAGAATGTATTTCCCGTTAATATTTTCTATTATTATAAGATTAAAAAAAATCACTCCAAGCGTATCGGAGAAACTACCTTCATAAGTTACAAATTCTTTATTCTTTGTATTAAGATTTTGACTGCTGGGAATAGAAATCGCACTGCTAATAATAGCCAGAGGCGTAAGATTAATCATTCCTTTTAAAAAAGAAACAGGATTGAAATAATTCAAAATCAAAGATCCGGCAATAACAAACACAAGCATAGGTACAAGCGCCATAAAAAATGATTTGCTAATGCATGACGCCCTCGAACGATCTAATTCCAATTCTAACGAACCTTCTAATACAATAAGAATCAATCCGATAGATCCAAGCAAAGGAAGTAAAGGAGCTAACTCCGGCATTGGAATTTGGAAATAATCTGTAATCTGTCTTACAGTCCAACCCAACGCAAGCAATAATATTACGGAAGGTACGCGTGTTTTGGCAAAAGTGATGTCAAACAAATAAGCCAACAACAATAAACCGCAGATAGCAATTGTTAATTCTACCATTGTTTTCGTAATAAAGAATTACATATTTTATTTTAATCAAAATTTTTTTTTATGGAAAACTACTTGGAAGCAAGCACATCTGCTAAATGTATTCCTTTTATCGGCAAACGATGTTTTTCAATGTAACCGTTTATGTTCATTAAACACGATGCTTCTGTACTCACAATGTATTTTACTCCTGTTGCCAATGCATTTTCCACTTTTTTTTCAGCCATTGCAGATGAAATATCGGGATTTTTTATGGCAAAAGTTCCTCCAAAACCACAACACGTTTCGCACTCTTCCATCTCTATTAATTCTAAACCATTTACGCTGCGTAAAAGTTCTCTGGGTTCGTGTTTTATTCCATATTCACGCAAAGCGGAACAACTGTCGTGAAACGTTACTTTATGTGGAAAAATTGCTCCTAAATCGGTTATTTGTAATACGTTTACCAAAAAATCGGAAAGTTCGTACATTTGTTTTTTTTGATCCTCCAATTGTGCGAGTAATTCCGGTTTGTCTTTCAGAATTTTATGGTAATGATGGATCACAAAACTTGTACACGATGCCGAAGGAGAAACCACAGGCATTTCCGCATTGAAATCATTCATAAACTTTACGGCAAGTTTTCCTGCTTCGTCCCAATAACCGCTGTTAAACGCGGGTTGCCCGCAGCAAGTCTGATTTGGATTGTAGTGCACTTTACATCCCGCTTTTTCCAGAATCTTGATGGTATTGAAACCCGTTTCAGGATAAAGCTGATCAATAAAGCACGGTATAAAAAGTTGAACGTCCATAACCTCTCCTTAACCCTCTCCATAGGAGAGGGAAATTTGAACTTTAAGTGGTAAATCTGTTACAAAGATAAGGATTTTGGGGCTATTTTATGAATGAAAGAAAAAAAACCGTGAAAATCAAAATTTATGATTGAATATTTCTGTTCTCCAGTTCGCGCAGATTTATAATGTGCTATCAGGGGTTAATTATGAATTATGATTTGTTATTTTTTTCTTAACCACCCTACAATTCTTGTATTGTCAATGTACCATTTACCATCTTTTTGTTTAAGTGAAAATAATTCTCTTGATTTTTTTAATGGTCCTGGATTTTGTTGTATAATTTCTATTTTATCATCTGCTACTTTCGAAACAATTGCAACATGTCCATGAATATTAAATATTGTTCCATTGAAAATCAATAAATCGTTTATTAAAGGCTTTGATTTGCTGGGATTACTATATTGATAAAGATTTCTTTTAAAATTTAATTCTCCATCTTTTAAATCTTTATCGAAAAAATCTTTTGCATCTCCATAACTATCAGGCATCTTATGTTTTAGATATTGATAATAATATCTTTTCACAAACTCAACACATTGGTATTTTAATCCAAGATTATAACCATCACCAGAAGTATTTCTTCCAATTACATTACTCACACTTCCATTATAATAAACAAAAACACTATTTAAACTATCAATAGGTTGTCCTACTACATAATCTGAATTGAAATTTATTCTTTTTGAAATAGTTATAATTAAAATAATAAGAATAACAAATCCAACTAATAAATATGTTAATTTCTTTAATTTCAAATAATTTAATATTTAATGAAGATAATTTGATTACTCTCCCTTCTTTTGGGATGGGTTGGGGTTAAGTTTATTTTCACCACCACAAATCTACATACACAGGCAAATGGTCTGCAAAGCCGCCTTGGTATTTCATTCCGTTATAAGTTCTAAATGCTTTTTTGCCGAGAAATTTTTCATCGTCTTCCAATAAAAAATCGGCAGAAAAAACATGCATATCGCTTTGTGTGGTAGAAATTTTGTTTGCGGGGTTTAATAAATTTCCCGAAACAATGATTTGATCCAACATTCCCCATTCCGCTTCGTGTTTGTGCGAGCCGATTCCTTTTTCTTGCAATGCAAAAGCAAGATTATATAGCGCCGAAGATGAAATATTATCAGTTAATTTGCTCGCTTTCAATGTTTTTTCAATGCTTACGTTTGACGGATAATCGTTAAAATCGCCCATAATAAGGATGTTTGCTAACGGACTGGAAGTAAAAACACTATCCACTTTTGCTCGTAAAGTTAAAGCGACAAACATTCTCTTTTCTTCCGACTCCAATTCACCTCCCAAACGGGAAGGAAAGTGGCATACAAACACATTCAGCGTGTCGCCTGTAGGAATTTTTCCCGCCACATACAAAATATCACGCGTTTTGCTGTCGGAATTTGGAAAATTTATTCGGATTGGTTCGCTGTGAAACGGTTTGAACATTTCCGGCTGATAAAGCAAAGCTACGTCTACGCCGCGTGCGTCAGGCGATTCATAATGAACGTATTTGTATTTCAAATTTTTCAACGGCGAATATTTTGTTAAATCCACCATACATTTTTCGCTTTCAATTTCGCAAAGTGCAACCAAAGCCGGTGGTTCCCAGCCGCCAACGGCTGCAATTACTTTTGAAATATGATTTTGTTTGGTTCGGTATTTTTCAATGTTCCAAGCACGAATTCCCGTAGGCAAATATTCTTCATCCGCCTTTAACGAGTCGTCCACATAATCGAAATAATTTTCCACATTGTAACTCATCACCTTAAAATTCTTTTTCTCCACCTGCGCGTTTGCGAAAGCCGGGAATGAAATCAAAAGAAAAATGAAAAAATGCTTCATATTATTGGCTTTGAGTAATTGAGAAATAGAGTAGTTGAGTTCAAAAACAAATTGACCGTTTAAGTATGTAACTAATTTACTTCACAGCAGGTTGCCATTCATAAGCTCCTGCATCAGGTTGCTGGTCTTCAAACCGGTTTTTACCATTCAAGTCGTAGGGATATTTCAACGCGGCATCGGTGCTGCCAATATTTCTTGCGGGAGAAACAGAATCAGGCATAAAATTGTAATACAGTTTCTTGTCGGCGTCAAAATAAGTATTTTTAAATACGGTGTCGTTTTTTTCGTACCAGCGGATATTAGAGAATTGAGAAGTAACGTTATTTGGCTCTTTTTTTCTAATGTAGCAGTTTTTAAACGTTCCGTGATATTGCGCAGGGAAACGAGTCATAATTTCAAATTCATTGGTGGTGTTTCCTGAAATGATACAATTTTCAAAAACTGTTTCCATAGGCTGAATTTTATTCAATTCCATAATCATACAAGCAACGTTTGATTCACGCGAACTTGGCTGAAGTAATATGTTGGAACTGTTGAAATAATTGGCGATTGTACATTGTATAAAACTGTGTTTTCCTCCATTTAAATACACGGAATAACTTCCGGTGTTGGATATTTCGGTGTTTCCGACATTCACGTTTCCATTTTGCACAACTAATCCGTATTTCAAAAAATTATGAATTTTGCAATTTGTAATTTCGAGCGTGGGAGTTTTGCTGCGGTCGTCGTTTGCAAAATAAATTCCGGCATAGCCACTGTTGATGGTTACAAAATTCAATTTATGATTTCCTTCGGGATTTAATAAAAGCACGCTTCCCCACTGATTTGAAACATAATTATAAGGAACTTCCTCAAATAATCGGTCAGTTCTATCGCCACGGAGTAAAATGGGTTTTTCGCGGGTTCCGTCCGCTATTAAATTTCCATACACAACTAAATTTGAATTGGCGTGAAAATAAAGACGGCATCCAGGAGCTAATGTAAGTGTTTTTGCCGTATCTACAATTAAATTTCCGTAAACAAGATACGGTTTTTCCGCTGTAAGTGTCGTGTCATTTAATATCGTGCGGTCGCGTAAAATTTCCATATTTTGTCCGTACGAAATCAATTTCACATTCTGAAGGTTGTTATTGGTGTTGAAAACGATGGAATCTTTTATAAACGTGGGAGCATTTGTTGCCTGAGGATCAATGGTTACTTCCACAAAAATAAAAAGACTGTCTTTTGCTCTGATTTCAATATCTTTCAGAATATTTCCTTTTACATTCCAACCGTCTACATTCAAACGATAAGCGGAATTTGTTCCGCCTGCAAGTTGTATGGAAGATATTTTCAAATTTTTATTATTGGGGTTGTACACCATAATTTTAGAGGTGGAACTTCCAACAGTGGTAAAAATGGTGTCGAAAAGGAGCGTATCGGTAGAAAATTTTAGTTTTAAGGATGGATCGGAAGAAAAACTCTCGTCCACACAAGATGATAATGAAACGGAAACCGCCGTTAGAACTATTCCTAAAAATAAAATGATGTTTTTATAGTAGCGTGAAATCATAAATTTTAATTCGATATTTTAATCAAAACGAAAAATCGTTTCAATTATTTTCTGCAAATTTAAGCGAAAAGAAGTGTAAATCATAATAATTCAGCTATATTTGTTTTTTGTTAGACAAGGAGATGTCAGATAACGGATTTCAGACACTATAGAAACCGCTGTAAATTATCCCGGCAAAACAAAGTTTTCGTCGATATTATAAACTGTTTAACTACAAACTAATTTTTATGGCAAGCCGCAGAAGACTTAAAAAAACAATTCAGTTTGCATCAGGCGAATTGATGGAAGACGTACTTTTCAAAACTTTATTGGCAAAAAAAGATATTACCGAAAAAACCGATAAAATTTTGGTAGACATCGCTCATTTAAATGGCGAATTTACTAAACGCGCCGGAAAACCCGATGCAAAAGAAAATCCTGTATTAGTCAAAAAGTACTACAAAAAATTGTACGAGGACTGGAATAAGGAAATAGAAAAAATAATCAAAGAAATA
The genomic region above belongs to uncultured Paludibacter sp. and contains:
- a CDS encoding conserved exported hypothetical protein (Evidence 4 : Unknown function but conserved in other organisms), coding for MKRLFFFSIIFCLVSFFSDVSAQKIDKKLTKLIENQVAGFNGTIGVYVKNLKTDKEAFFNADTVFPTASTIKVPIMVAVFDKIEKKELKYYQPLTYSIKKELYKGDDGLIASLRDSTKVPLSIVQMLSICTSDNSASLWLQELAGTGTVINELMENIGLKDTRVNSRTPGREKIREIYGWGQTTPREMTQLLEKIRNREIISPAACDEMYRILGTIYYRDRALSQIPPTINTASKQGMVSAARSEAVLVNAPHGDYVFAVYTKNQKDISWGKDNEGRKQIIQISALLWNYFEPKYGWKPAEGHEGFEGEDN
- the pdxH gene encoding Pyridoxine/pyridoxamine 5'-phosphate oxidase, encoding MHKDIADIRINYSKKSLDEKDAEKNALDMFELWWNEAMESDILEVNAMTLATVNNGIPNARVVLLKAFDERGFVFFSNYNSQKGHELKENPNTCLVLFWKELERQVRITGIAEKTSVQESIDYFNSRPDGSKIGAWASAQSLAVAGKSFLKETFDFYAERFKRGVIPKPPHWGGYRVKPTAIEFWQGRPSRMHDRLLYTLQEDGTWKIERLQP
- a CDS encoding Sodium/hydrogen exchanger, which produces MVELTIAICGLLLLAYLFDITFAKTRVPSVILLLALGWTVRQITDYFQIPMPELAPLLPLLGSIGLILIVLEGSLELELDRSRASCISKSFFMALVPMLVFVIAGSLILNYFNPVSFLKGMINLTPLAIISSAISIPSSQNLNTKNKEFVTYEGSFSDTLGVIFFNLIIIENINGKYILINFSLTILIVLIASLVSTLALTYLLGKIKHRVKFVPIILITLLIYSISEFYHLPGLIFIMLFGLFLGNVEKLSHIKFIQKIHPETLENEVSKFKDLTFEASFLVRSLFFLLFGYLLKTSELLDADSLVLAVGITAGIYIVRYIHLKIFRIETLPLLFIAPRGLITIVLFLSIPAAEKFPFITQSLVIQVIILTSLIMMIELVTYKKPIKKIP
- the lutA gene encoding Lactate utilization protein A; the encoded protein is MDVQLFIPCFIDQLYPETGFNTIKILEKAGCKVHYNPNQTCCGQPAFNSGYWDEAGKLAVKFMNDFNAEMPVVSPSASCTSFVIHHYHKILKDKPELLAQLEDQKKQMYELSDFLVNVLQITDLGAIFPHKVTFHDSCSALREYGIKHEPRELLRSVNGLELIEMEECETCCGFGGTFAIKNPDISSAMAEKKVENALATGVKYIVSTEASCLMNINGYIEKHRLPIKGIHLADVLASK
- a CDS encoding CHAP domain containing protein, which produces MKLKKLTYLLVGFVILIILIITISKRINFNSDYVVGQPIDSLNSVFVYYNGSVSNVIGRNTSGDGYNLGLKYQCVEFVKRYYYQYLKHKMPDSYGDAKDFFDKDLKDGELNFKRNLYQYSNPSKSKPLINDLLIFNGTIFNIHGHVAIVSKVADDKIEIIQQNPGPLKKSRELFSLKQKDGKWYIDNTRIVGWLRKK
- a CDS encoding Endonuclease/exonuclease/phosphatase, with protein sequence MKHFFIFLLISFPAFANAQVEKKNFKVMSYNVENYFDYVDDSLKADEEYLPTGIRAWNIEKYRTKQNHISKVIAAVGGWEPPALVALCEIESEKCMVDLTKYSPLKNLKYKYVHYESPDARGVDVALLYQPEMFKPFHSEPIRINFPNSDSKTRDILYVAGKIPTGDTLNVFVCHFPSRLGGELESEEKRMFVALTLRAKVDSVFTSSPLANILIMGDFNDYPSNVSIEKTLKASKLTDNISSSALYNLAFALQEKGIGSHKHEAEWGMLDQIIVSGNLLNPANKISTTQSDMHVFSADFLLEDDEKFLGKKAFRTYNGMKYQGGFADHLPVYVDLWW
- a CDS encoding conserved exported hypothetical protein (Evidence 4 : Unknown function but conserved in other organisms): MISRYYKNIILFLGIVLTAVSVSLSSCVDESFSSDPSLKLKFSTDTLLFDTIFTTVGSSTSKIMVYNPNNKNLKISSIQLAGGTNSAYRLNVDGWNVKGNILKDIEIRAKDSLFIFVEVTIDPQATNAPTFIKDSIVFNTNNNLQNVKLISYGQNMEILRDRTILNDTTLTAEKPYLVYGNLIVDTAKTLTLAPGCRLYFHANSNLVVYGNLIADGTREKPILLRGDRTDRLFEEVPYNYVSNQWGSVLLLNPEGNHKLNFVTINSGYAGIYFANDDRSKTPTLEITNCKIHNFLKYGLVVQNGNVNVGNTEISNTGSYSVYLNGGKHSFIQCTIANYFNSSNILLQPSSRESNVACMIMELNKIQPMETVFENCIISGNTTNEFEIMTRFPAQYHGTFKNCYIRKKEPNNVTSQFSNIRWYEKNDTVFKNTYFDADKKLYYNFMPDSVSPARNIGSTDAALKYPYDLNGKNRFEDQQPDAGAYEWQPAVK
- a CDS encoding conserved hypothetical protein (Evidence 4 : Unknown function but conserved in other organisms); translation: MASRRRLKKTIQFASGELMEDVLFKTLLAKKDITEKTDKILVDIAHLNGEFTKRAGKPDAKENPVLVKKYYKKLYEDWNKEIEKIIKEIEKA